From Solidesulfovibrio carbinoliphilus subsp. oakridgensis, the proteins below share one genomic window:
- a CDS encoding MdtA/MuxA family multidrug efflux RND transporter periplasmic adaptor subunit has translation MPKTGTGSRPQGRTRPIGPLRPLRPLRWALVALAAFLAVGLLVWRFPRDGAAQQSRGGPGGPPAVTVTTEQAKLGVAPVTLSGIGTVTPLKTVTVKSRVDGELTEVRFKEGQLVKEGDLLARIDPRPFQAQLDQYQGQLAKDQALLDNAKADLVRYQNLVQKDMLAGQTKDTQASLVRQYEGAIRSDKAQIDNAKLQIEYSRITAPVTGRVGFRQLDPGNMVRATDTTGLCVITQVSPISVVFTLPEDQLPAVRERMRAGEKLKVSAFNRTLSQKLAEGTLSTTDNQIDVATGTVKLRAIFANADEALFPNQFVNAVLLLEERKGVVLLPAAAVLRGPRGAHVFVVGQDNTVASRSVVTGMAVGTDLVVESGLAAGEAVVVEGADRLKDGTAVVVKNPGTGAAAKP, from the coding sequence ATGCCGAAGACTGGGACCGGTTCCAGGCCACAAGGGCGGACGCGCCCGATAGGCCCGCTACGCCCGCTACGCCCGCTACGATGGGCGCTCGTGGCCCTGGCCGCTTTTCTGGCCGTGGGCCTGCTCGTGTGGCGGTTTCCCCGCGACGGCGCGGCCCAGCAGTCCCGGGGCGGCCCCGGCGGGCCGCCCGCCGTGACCGTGACCACCGAACAGGCCAAGCTCGGGGTCGCGCCCGTGACCCTGTCCGGCATCGGCACGGTGACGCCGCTCAAGACCGTCACCGTCAAAAGCCGGGTGGACGGAGAGTTGACCGAGGTCCGCTTCAAGGAAGGCCAGCTCGTCAAGGAAGGGGACCTGCTCGCCCGGATCGACCCTCGCCCCTTCCAGGCCCAGCTCGACCAGTACCAGGGCCAGCTGGCCAAGGACCAGGCCCTGCTCGACAACGCCAAGGCCGATCTCGTGCGCTACCAGAACCTGGTCCAAAAGGACATGCTGGCCGGCCAGACCAAGGACACCCAGGCCTCGCTGGTGCGCCAGTACGAGGGCGCGATCCGGTCCGACAAGGCGCAAATCGACAACGCGAAGCTGCAAATCGAATACAGCCGCATCACGGCCCCGGTCACGGGCCGGGTGGGGTTTCGCCAACTCGATCCCGGCAACATGGTCCGGGCCACGGACACGACCGGGCTTTGCGTCATCACCCAGGTCTCGCCCATAAGCGTGGTCTTCACCCTGCCGGAAGACCAGCTGCCGGCCGTGCGGGAGCGGATGCGGGCCGGGGAGAAGCTCAAGGTGTCGGCCTTTAACCGCACCCTGTCGCAGAAGCTGGCCGAGGGCACGCTCTCGACCACGGACAACCAGATCGACGTGGCCACGGGCACGGTCAAGCTGCGGGCCATTTTCGCCAACGCCGACGAGGCCCTTTTCCCCAACCAGTTCGTCAACGCCGTCCTGCTCCTCGAGGAGCGAAAGGGCGTGGTCCTCCTGCCGGCGGCCGCCGTGCTGCGCGGCCCCCGCGGGGCCCACGTCTTCGTGGTCGGCCAGGACAACACCGTGGCCTCCCGGTCCGTGGTCACGGGCATGGCTGTCGGCACCGATCTCGTGGTCGAATCGGGCCTCGCCGCCGGCGAGGCCGTGGTGGTCGAGGGCGCGGACCGGCTCAAGGACGGCACGGCCGTGGTGGTCAAAAACCCGGGCACCGGAGCGGCCGCCAAGCCATGA